From the Vibrio vulnificus CMCP6 genome, one window contains:
- a CDS encoding alpha/beta fold hydrolase: MSEKIYFNTSQKFSLKRSLVNWTTRLHHTLAPSHAKRTARKLLLTPARTQSKNLPPQGLRKGQVDTAHGTLTTYALGEGPVWVLTHGWSGTASQFFPLMAHIASRGFTALAYDHPAHGESSGDVGHIPAFVEGLDAVLDSLDEVAGLIGHSMGTASALECRHQKLEDKPMLLIAPVLNYVENLFSSIERSGYSMKLFRAVVSEVEEQFNYPIQSVDPYRRLAQRRVQTLIVHDEQDKFTSHAVSASAAQEMENVELISTQGQGRGRVMKCQQVLDSFDRLIA, from the coding sequence ATGAGTGAGAAGATTTACTTTAATACGTCGCAGAAGTTTAGCCTTAAACGCAGTTTAGTGAACTGGACGACACGCCTACACCATACGCTGGCCCCTTCCCATGCGAAAAGAACGGCGCGAAAGTTACTGCTAACGCCTGCTCGTACCCAGAGTAAAAACCTGCCACCACAAGGCTTGCGTAAAGGCCAGGTAGACACGGCCCATGGCACCTTGACCACGTACGCTTTGGGAGAAGGGCCGGTATGGGTGCTGACGCACGGTTGGTCGGGCACGGCAAGTCAGTTTTTTCCACTGATGGCGCACATTGCTTCACGAGGCTTTACCGCGTTGGCCTACGATCACCCAGCACACGGCGAAAGCTCTGGCGATGTTGGCCATATCCCTGCGTTTGTTGAAGGGCTTGATGCGGTGTTGGATTCACTAGATGAGGTCGCTGGGCTTATTGGTCACAGTATGGGCACGGCATCGGCTCTAGAATGTCGCCACCAAAAGCTTGAGGACAAACCCATGTTGCTGATTGCGCCAGTATTGAATTACGTGGAAAACCTGTTTTCGAGCATTGAGCGCTCGGGTTACAGCATGAAACTGTTTAGAGCCGTGGTGTCTGAGGTGGAAGAGCAGTTTAACTATCCTATTCAATCGGTTGATCCGTATCGTCGTTTGGCGCAACGTCGTGTACAAACCCTGATAGTGCATGATGAACAAGACAAGTTTACTAGCCATGCAGTTTCTGCCTCTGCCGCTCAAGAAATGGAGAATGTTGAATTAATCAGCACGCAAGGACAAGGGCGTGGACGCGTGATGAAGTGTCAGCAGGTGCTAGACAGTTTTGATCGCCTGATTGCGTAA